The sequence below is a genomic window from Cryptosporidium parvum Iowa II chromosome 6, whole genome shotgun sequence.
CTCCATCTTTTGCATTCTTTTTAAGCTCCTCCTGTCTAACAGAAAGTACATTCCAGCTCATTATTGACTCTGTTTCtcagaaagaaaaaagtttCTTTCTTGGTAAAAATTTGGAGCCTCTGGAAGAGCTTTATGAGACAAATCAATTGGATCTGGTTTGGGAGAATTTTGATGAGAATTCTCCtctatttaaaaatagttACAAAAGTAAGCATAGGCCACCATGGAGAACTtctattgataatattatcaatgCAATGCAAGAAAAGCAATCCCAAATCATTTCCCAGCAACCTTCCATTGCCTTCAATCATCAGACACTTAGAAATGATGCTGGACATATTAGTAGAGTAAACAGGCCCTCTTTTAGCTATTCTAACGAAAATTCAAGCACCGAAAGAAACTTCGAACATGATGATAACGATGAAGATAGAACTTATCTTGATGAAGGAAACtcttttgatatttctCCAAGTTCAGAACAAAACCATGTGGAAAGTCCAAGTCTTGTTGCTTCTGGGTTTGTCATGGGAGTTAGATGTCTTCCTGCATCTACAGCTATCACTTCTTTAGGATcaattattggaaatggAAATCCAGGTCGTTCTGGTTCAATTAATAGAGTTAGAGGAACGAATTTGTTGGGAAATCAAAGTCAAAGATTATCCATTCCTCGTTCTGATATAACTGGGAGATTAAGTTCGTGTCCTACATTTAGTTCAATTGCGACAAGTTGGGGTACTCCAGTTCCCATCACTAGAACAATCCCAATTGATGATATTCttggaagaagaagagaatCAATTCATAGTACTCTGGATCCAGAAAAAAACGATCAGAATGAACTAATTCTCAGTGAGATTAGagttaaatataatttggaTAGTGATGAGGACGAGGTTCAAAATGGAAAGAATCTTATTAATGGCAAAGATAAGGATGAAGAATCGGAGAATTTTAAAGATAAGCAAAAATTAgatatttatcatttaGAGGAAAAAAGTAATAGCGAACTTGAACAGGCTttaattgaagaagaagttTTGGGATCATTTACTAATATGCAAATCAAAGACTCTGATGCATCAATTCTTGCAAAGGAAACCCTAAAATCCTGGAAATATGTCAATTATGACTTTGATGAAGAATTGGAAATGGAGTCGGAGGAATATGAAAATGAGgagtaaatatttcaattcaaGAAACAGGTTAAAGAACTTATTATATTACAATTCATTATCATAAGactttttttaatgcaTTATGtaattttccttttctaattggaaatattacTCGAAcaacaaattatttaaatgtCTAAGCCTTTACTAGGGAGGACtttcctcctcctccttGGATTCCTTTAACAATATTAGGAGGAGCTAATTTAGCAAAAATAGGCTTTAGTTTGGAGATATTTTCAATAGTTTTGGTTAATGAGTTACATTGCATTAGTAACTTTGTATACTTTGTTTTTGCATTGATTAGTGATCTTTCAAGCTGttcaattctttcttcCTTCCTCAACAACCTTCTCTCATTTAGTTGACTTTGTGATTTTAGGTTTGAATTCTGTTCAACCATCTTTTGGTAAAGCTTTCCAAGTTGTTCCATATTTGTATCTAGTTGAGACATTCTTTCAAGCATACTTTTAGTATCTTGGTCATTAATATCTAACTTTTTAGCACCTTTATTGCTTTCCTTTAATTGGAGCTCTAAATTAGCAATTCTAGCAACATTATCTTCAATAGTTTCTAATAATGCTTTATGTTCAGAGCTCCAAGCTGCATCTTCTTTTGGGTCTGTATTGCTTCTAATTGCAAGTAAGTATTCTCTAAGTTGTTGTATTTCACTAGAAAGACTTTGAAAAGCTTTGTTAGATTcattttccttttcttcatttcttCTTTGTGACTCCTCTGACTTATATTCTTCAATTCTGGCTTCTAAGTCGTGAATATGAATCTGTGATTGCTCAAGTTCTCCTATTAAAGACTTATTTTTGAGTTGAAGATGTTCAACAGTTTCGGCTTGGTCCTGCTGTTGATATTTTGTTTGACTTAACTCTTGGATTAAATCGGAAAGTTtgatattcaaattttccttttcttcaGACATTAACTTGagattattttctttttctgaaATCTCTTGCTTTAATTGAGTAATCTTTTCGCTGTTTTCTTTAAGTTGTTGTTTGGCTTCCTCCAACTCATCcaattcatcattatctAAAGTTCTCATATTTAAAGTGGTCTTTTCAGATCCAGGAATGATTCCTTCCTGAAGCTCTTTCCTTTCTCCAATATtcaaagaagaattaaGTATAATACTACCTCCTTTATCTCCAGATGGTTTATTTTCAGGAAGTTCACCTCCAAGCTTTTTAACTAACTCTTCGAGagtttgaatataattgtTTCTCTCTGCCAATTTTCTTTGTGCTGAGTTAAGAAGAACTTGTAATTGTTCAACAGAGTATTGTTGGTTGACTTTAGGAGCATTCTTAACCATTTTAGCTCTGATTCCAAATCTTAAAGTACCAATAGTCTCAGATTCATTTACAATACTTGGAGAACAAGTAACAATTAAAGCTGTAAGAGAGTTCCCACCAAGGGAATTCTGAAGAATTCTTGTTAATTTCGAATCACGATAAGGAATAAAGTTTTTTGTATTATCTGTTAGAGCATTGATAACATTTCCCAAGCAACTTAAAGATTTGTTAATGGTTTTAGCTTCATCCAAAGTTAATCCTTCTGCTCCAGTTTTACTAATTTTTTCCGATCCTGCAAGATCAACAAGGAAAAGTTTTCCAACTTTAATACTAGAATCAAATACATTCTTTTGCTGAAGTTGTAACataaaaatcaaatgaGATCTTGACGAATATGAATTCATATTTGTAGATGCCACAGCTCTATGCTTATGTCCAAGAGCCATTAACTCAAAAACTTCCTCTGGAGAAGTCACAAAGTATTCACTTAAGTCCTTTACGTAAATACCATGTATCTTATCTTCATGTATTCTCAGATTACTTTTTGTCCCACTTGTGTCTAATAGATCTCTAATTCTTTCCATATAAACCTCGCAAATAGAAACTTTTAGTTGAAACTCAATATGTTCCTCAGCATTACTAATGGTTTCAAATACATCATGAACCATACGAGGAATAACTCCCATCTTCTCATTGTCTCCAATTATACCTTCCATTGTAAATGTCTTACCACTAGAAGTCTGTCCATAAGCTAAAACTGTTCCATTAATACCTTTAAATAGTTGATCTACAATTGGTTTTGCAGCAGTCTTATAAACATAACTTTGATTAGTATCCATAGGAAAAATATGATCTAAATAGAAAGTCCTTTCTTTTGTTTCACTATCACTTTTTGATTCTGATGAGCTAATCTCTATACATTGTTCAGATCTCACATTTACACACAGCAAGCCATTTCCATGGGTCTTTTCTGCTTCATTTGGAGGTCTAACTCTGCAATATACATGGACTCCAGAACCTGAACCATGCTCATTACCTGTTGTTCCTGAAGTTCCGGATacattttctatatttcCTAAATTCTCGTTTTCTCCCATAATGCTACTACAATTCTTCAATGAGGAGGTAGCCTTTGATtttatagaaataattaatatagcCCAGTTGTTTTTTGAGGTGGCTCTCTAATAATACTTTACAGAGTTTCTAGGTAAGTTCCCCTTAAAACACTGTTCAGTCAAACTTTACCTCCTATTATCCGAACCTTTAAAACATTGGCCAAACCTATTATTTTTCCTACTTTCCTCCTTTGAAATCCTaacctttttttttcctaataaaataaatctttattttctaacATTCATGTAAAACTTGACTTTCGGCTACATGCCGTCCAAGTGTGATTAAAATTCAGAATTCAACCTACACACCCTCAATTTACATTGTGGCGGGaaatttgttaataaaaaaaaaaattgtgaatttctaattaatgaaaaaaataaaataaatttagatGTAATGAATGAGGAAATAGTAAACAATTGTAAATTTAGAATCACTTAACAATTACATACTTTTATAATCCAAATTCAAAGGGATTACTAGCTTTAAACACAAAACACTAATCGACTTATTTGAAAAGGAATTACAAAAATGAATCAGATTCCGAGTTTGTCTGCAATAATGAGTAGGTCTATTGCTTGCGAATCCTCAATCTGAAATTCCCGTGGCTCTTTCTGTTTAGATGAATATTGATGTTTGTACTCTAAATACTCAATAACCTTCTTCATTTGACTTGAGTTAATGTAGTTAAATTTCATGCTTCCCGCTTCAAATAActcatctttaatattagtaatataTTCAGCCAAGACTGGTTTTAGTTGAAATTTCACGCCATCCACACTATAATATAAAGGTAATTAGTTTGAActtctttttaattgagATTGTAACATTCATAATACAACCTAACTTACCAAATCAAGTCCAAATATCTCTCTTTTGCTGAGTTCTCAGACATGTTGAGCTTTTTCTGTTTCTGAGATAAGATTTGTCCAACAATCCCAGCTACAATTAATAATCCCACAACATGactctttattaatttaggCGGGAAGGtgagatttttttttttcagttttgatttaataaatttttgatttcGAAACgggaataaataattattttaaatattttctatttagATTGTTATGGAATGataaaattcttaataattgacatattaattttgaatatttattttatagtTTCCATCTTTCTGAAACTTCAAATTTCAACATAAAATCTACAGATTGCAAATACAACTTTCTGTGtgattattttcttatAAAAATGTTATAATTCCTTCAATTATCTCTTTTATTACcctttttctttcttaataacaaaaaaaattagtgCATAATTTTTGGCGCCAACTCAAAAATGACTAAGGAGGAAATTcgaaaaatattattagggCCGAAActaagaaaaatataaataagaattatATGGCAAAATGAAAGAGTTTGATGTGAGTGGGTTCATTAATGAATTGAACTCAATTCTCAGAGATGAGAAGAATAAGAAACCTGTAAGGATCACAATAAAGAGATGTAAGTTGTTAACATTTTTAGCTTTAAGCGATAAAGTTAACTtataaattcatttatcACTTTAGATTATCCTGAAATTAAGGGATGCAAGAAAAAACGCAAAGCAATTGAGGAGGAAAAGACCAAGGATAACACGGATAAACATTATCACTTGGTTAGGGCAACAGATGGAAAAAAGAGGAAGTCGAGAGTCGTAataaagaatgaaaaagaCTCAAATACACTTGTCTCTGAACTTAGCAAAAGTTTAGTTAAAGCTGATATCCAAAAAAAGgttagaaaataaatacaaagCATTAACCGTTTGGAGATTCTACCAATGCTAGTCAACCTAATCACTTGTTAATTTCACTGTTTAAATGAGAAGCAATAATAGTTTCAAAGTGATCTCTGGCATGTTCTATATTATATAAGGCAGATGCAGAGGTTACGCCTAATTTAACATTAATTAGATGATATTTTATAGTAACTTGgttatttattaacttaCTTTTATCGTTGATTACTACTAATATATATGAATTTTGAGTGAATCTTTTGATTATACTAGAGAAATTAGGGGTTTCCAAGTTTATACCAACAAAATTGGTCTGTGACTTTGCGCAAGTTAGCTTAAATTGCttacaaatattggaaattctttcaaaaCGTGATCTGTGATGCTTTGAATCTAAAGTATTCGAATTCTCAGCATGGGAAATCACAAGAAATGTAGACTTCTCGAAGAGAACTAATTCCACAGCATTACAAGATTCCGCTAAAATCTTGAGATTTTTCTCCAAGAGTCCTACATTTGGTATCAATGCATATACAATTTCGCTCCAAGCTGCAAAAAGAGTTTCATCCCAAATCGTTGTTGGAAAAACTCTGTAATTCATGTTAGATGCAACCCTTCCTATTTCTCTTTCATAATAGTTTATAGCAGATTCCCTCTCTATTGCTGAAAGCTTATCCATCTTGTGAActaaacaaaataaatggGATTTAGGTGAAAGAAGCTTCAAATTCTCCACTGTGCTTTTAAAATAAGCAAAATCTTGTTCAATGTCTTTTGTTGCGTGCTTGGAAGAGTAGTCCTTTCGAACTTCTAATACATAAATTAATACTTCTGTGCTTCTAAATATATGTTCTCTTTGACtctcaaaataattctcCATAAAAATATCCTAAAAAACAGCTAATAAGAAAAACTACCTTGTAATTAATCTTCAAAAACTTACTTGGCCTCCACAATCCCAAAGACTTAACACCATATTCCCAAAGAACCTTAAGTGTGAATGCtctatattatttgttgcTGTTAATCTACTTGTATCTTTTGGAAGATAATTCGCAAAGATTATACTCCTCATAGAAGTTTTACCTGCTCCTGCTCGTCCCATTAACAATACTTTCTTTCTATCGGAGTTCATTTTCactaatttttatttacaCATTTCCCCATGTACCTTAAATATATGGCAAGAAAAGGCGCCAAAGTTCTCATAAGGAGTCATAAGTCAATAGCAATATTAAAATGTAAACGAAGTCCTAATTTATTAAGGAGAGTAAATTACAGTTTAATGATACTcttgatttatttaatagGAAAAAGTATCTGGTCTATTACTTGAAGCTATATCTTGGGGAATCAATAGATCAAAAGAAGGTaagaattattagatttgCCATATATAAGTCaaaatgattcaaattcCCGAAAAAACTCAGAAAGACTCTTCAATTTATGGCTTAATTGGTGAATTTGACTTTTTTGGGGCCTCTGATTCAGATTTTGGAGAGCTTGTCCACACTATTGTTGACCAAATTGGAGGAGAAAATACCAATAATGAAAAGTTGTTTGAtgtattaaagaagaaattaacCATTCTAGATAATGGGACATTAAACTTGTTTGCTCCTACTAAGTCTTCAAAGCCAGATATTAAGGATATTGTTCTACCCGATGAATCATATTTTGACTGTAAGTCAAGTCTGAAGAAAGAGTTGAAAAGTATTTGCCAAAATGCTCAAATAGATTCACAGATTTTTCATTCAAAAGATCTTTCCATTTTAAGGTTTGTCTTTTCCTATCATAAGTTTTTTAACCCTCAAAATGAGACTAGATATCCCCAAGATTATGATTTTTATGTTATTAAGCATCCCAATACTGACTTTAATGGATGCAGGACTTTTGCTATCAAGAAGAAACATGGAAAATCCTCTAAACAGGATGAATCTGATAATGAACAACAACTTATTCCAATTAGTTATGTGTCATCTGTTGACAATATTACTACAAAATGGGAAAAGGCAGGAAAAAGGATTATTAACTTAATGCAAGCTATTGTTAACATTGTTCCTAGTGATATTAAGTTATTTATTACTACTATGCAGGATATTTATCCAATAGCTTTTAGAAATTCTTTGGATTCTTATATTTTGTACTCAAAGCTATTATTTCATGGAATTAAACTAATTCCTTCAACAATGAGTATTTTACTCAGATTTCTCATTAATAAACTCATCTCTTTAGAGTCTGAGATTCATTCcaaaaatccaaataacTATACTAAAGAAAGGTTCGAAAAATGGAGACAAGAAGAACTTCAGACAGTTGCAATTAAGATCAGGAGAGGAGAATATGCAGACATTAACTCTGCAAAGTCTTATATACAAGATTTGGATGGTCTAAAAGCTCAATTTTCTCAAAGGTTTACAGAGGAAGATATTGATAGAAATGCTCAGGTTATTGATAATGTTATGAAAGGactatttgattttatttctgAAGTATATGAAAATGGTTTCCAATATACTAAAATCTTTGTAAACTCTACTGAAACTTCATATTCTACTCAAACCAAAAACTTGAAAGTTCCCAGCAatgtttcaaatattctCTCAAGTAGTGATTTGGAATCTTCTGCAGTAGAAGATATTGTTGTTTCAGGATATGGAAAGAAAGAGGAGTTGTTATACAAACAATTTGTTGATCTTGAAAGCacaattttgaatatatttgaaactCAAATTCTTGCAATAGAAAGTTGTCAATTCGTTAATTATATTCCTATATATTTGGTTTGTCATTGCGATTCTTGGTGCGAGAAATTCCTTCAAATTATCTTTAAGAAGTTGTTCAATCCCCATGAGACACTTATCATCAGAGAATCCTCAGTAGATTACATTGTATTCTTTGTAACAAACTACCAAATAGTTTGCAACTTTAAATTTTACACACCttgtattaaatatttaatgcAGTTTCTTCACGACTTTGTTGCTCATTGGAGTATTGAAAAATCTGATCAGAACTTAAGCTCCCaagaaattcttcattcaaataaaagatCAGGATTTAAAAGAAGTTTTGGAGGTGATTCTCAGAAACATTCACATCTTACTTTAAGAAATTTGTTCGGTTTATATTGTCATGTTGTATTTTCTCTTTGTAAATTTGTTTCAGTTATAATAAATGCCATTTTAAGCGAAAATATCCAAGATAGTtcttttgaagatttatGCTTTCTCATTGACTCTTTACTAAACATGAACCGAGGTTTTATTCCATTTATATTATGTGGAGATTTATCtccaattaataatatagaCCCAAGTACTCTTAcaatttttctaaaatcTGTTATAATACTGATTTACAAGGTGATTTCTATTCAAAAGGAGAAATTAAGCatctcaaaatattatgGTGCTATTAAGCTTATTTCTGAACTCTTGAATTCCAATAGTAACAAGGAGATAGTTAAAGTTGAATCAAAGTTATTCTTAGATAAATTATGGCTATGGCATTCTGGAAAATACGtaaacaaattcaaaactTCCAACTCTAATTTAATAGAAGACCAAGATATTTCATGCCATATTTTAGAGCTCCTAAAGATGATAGAAGATGAAATGGAAATTCATTCTGAAGAAGAGCCAGAACCTCCAAATCAAGAAATCGATATcccagaaaaaaaatatggtGAAATGGAGTCATCTATTCTTCCAGAACAATCCCTTTGGGAGTATGTATGGGGAGATGTTCCAGTTTCACATGAAGAATTGGAACAAGAGCTTTATGTGACAAAAAACAAAATGTATAAAGAAGATTTGGACAAACAGCTCGACTACTCAAGGGAAGAGTTGAATGGACAAGATGAGGACAAAGAACCCAAAAGAGGCCTATGCTCAAAGAAACCAAGTTCTTCAGGAATGTCATTATTAGACACTCTTTTATCCTCGGATGCTTTCAAACGTGGAGAAGCTATTCTACATAGTTATCAACGAAAACATTCCCCTTCAGGGAAAAAGatgaataaattttctaGGAAATCTAGGCTATTTtagataaaataatatgactaattctatatatttgttgttaatatttgtaagttggaatatttttttattttcttaatttttaatgtgtgaattaaattttaatttggCGCCATTTGTCAAaccaataattattattattcttagGAAATTATTAGGAAATGGAGCTACTACCAAATTCAGTGGAAGATTTTACAAGTAGTGAATACTGGAGTGAGTTCTTTAAGAAGTATGGAGGCGAAAGCAACCGAGCATTTGAATGGTATGGAGACTTTGAGGTTCTGAGGGACCTTTTGATACAATCTTTACGTAATAGTGGCAGGTCAGAACTAGACAATAAGAGGATTTTGCATGTAGGATGTGGAAATTCCACTCTTCCAGCTAAATTGTATGATGAAGGTTTTACAGATATTACAAACATTGACTTTTCAAGTCAGATTATTGAGTTAAtgagagaaaaaaataagtcCAGGGAAGGATTAAAATGGGTTTGTATGGATATTGAGAAGGACTTTGGTGATTACGTTGAGAAGGCGGAAAATTTGGGAAAATTTGATACGATTATAGACAAAGGGTTTTTGGATGCTTATTTATCAGACAGTACATCTGAGAATGGACTTtcttcaagaaaaaaatcaactgattttttgaattcatCCATTAATCTTTTAGCTCCAAATGGAAGGTATATTTTGATTACTCTAGGCCAGGAGTATGTAGCTAAAGCTTTAACTATGGGGTTATATAATAAAGGTCTTGAGGTTATTGTTGAGCCTTTAGTTGgaattaaagattcaaaGTTTCTTCCATATTATATTGAGATTATCAATAAAAGTgattttcagaattttgAGAAGTCATTTTTTAGATTCAGAGGATCTGGGACTGAGGAAATTTGTAGTGCTGAAGGTCAGTGTATTTGGACTTTAGCAAAAAGACTTAAGGAGCTTTCTGCTATGTTTTGGAATAACAAATATATTGGTGATTTTATGCCAGGAGAAATAAAGGAATACCAGCTTAATATAAAGGAATCCAAGAATAGCCTTTTTATCACTGTATATGATACAATGAgcaaagaaaagaaaagaaagcTTACAGTAGGTCTTCTCGTACCTTTAGGAGAGGAGCAGGATTGGCTTTATTCTACAAGAAAGGGGTTTGAAGAAATCTGTAGTCAAGCCAAGTGTAAGAGATTAATTGTGATTTCAAGATTCTATTCAGATTCAGAGGAAGCTTTGAAAGTAAGTGAACAGGAAATCCTGGATGAAATTTCGAATAATATCTCTCCTTTAGCTTTAAAAGGTTCTAACAGATTTCCTATTCTAACTGTAGGCGGAGACAAGAATCTAGAcaaaaaatgtatttatAGCTGTGATTCAAAGTACTCTAAGGAAATACTTGTTTATGATATTCAAGAGTCTGGTATTGAGAAGAGACAAATGATTTTCAGGTCAAGCCCAAGACTTATTCAGTCTGAAGTAGTAATTCGAAGAAATGATTCGAAAACAATTGAAATTGACTATTTAAGTGggttttcaaattattatgtAGGAGTTATATTGGTTTCAAGTCTTATTTTGGATACTAAAAATCAAGACAAAACGAGAAACGCTCTCATTTTAGGCTTAGGAGGAGGAATCTTAGCTTCAATATTGAGAAAGTTTTATTCAAAGCCTAAACTCCATATTTCTGCAGTTGAAATTGATGAGAATGTAATGAATGTAGCGAAAAATTACTTTGGATTTTCTGAAAGTGAAACCaaagttattattggaGATGCACTGGACTATGTTAATAACAATTATTTAGAGATTAAAGACTCTCTGGATTATATTATTGTAGATATTAACTCTGGAAATGTGAATGATTCTCTTATGTGTCCAGGAGTAGAGTTTCTTTCTAAAGGGTTTATAGAGAAGCTAATTGTTTCTTTAACAAAAGATGGTTGTATTGTTTATAACGTTTCATGCAGAGACTCTAATAGAAGAGAAGAgctttttaatgaatttagaGATTTGTTGAATAAAATGGAAGAGAAAACTAATTCCAAAAGAATGATTCTTCAGGCAGTGGAGACAGGAGATGATGAGATTAATGAACTATGGATAATCAAAAGAGAAacaaatgataatattgaaaaagttAGAAACTttataatagaaaatgaattatttataggTAGTCAGGAAAATACATCTTTAGAGACATATGATAAAAAGGATCTCTGGATTAAGAGGTTCTCAAATCTTAAGTAGATAGGAGTCAGAATTTGACTCATTGTTTACTGCTTGATAAGTATAATTGAATatgatatatttttctctGTTCATCCCAATATGTTTGAGTTCTTTGCTTAATTAGCTCTATATTTGGAATTCTTATTCCAATAGTATTATAAGGTTCAGCTCCCACAAATAAGTATTGGTATTT
It includes:
- a CDS encoding kinesin heavy chain; the protein is MGENENLGNIENVSGTSGTTGNEHGSGSGVHVYCRVRPPNEAEKTHGNGLLCVNVRSEQCIEISSSESKSDSETKERTFYLDHIFPMDTNQSYVYKTAAKPIVDQLFKGINGTVLAYGQTSSGKTFTMEGIIGDNEKMGVIPRMVHDVFETISNAEEHIEFQLKVSICEVYMERIRDLLDTSGTKSNLRIHEDKIHGIYVKDLSEYFVTSPEEVFELMALGHKHRAVASTNMNSYSSRSHLIFMLQLQQKNVFDSSIKVGKLFLVDLAGSEKISKTGAEGLTLDEAKTINKSLSCLGNVINALTDNTKNFIPYRDSKLTRILQNSLGGNSLTALIVTCSPSIVNESETIGTLRFGIRAKMVKNAPKVNQQYSVEQLQVLLNSAQRKLAERNNYIQTLEELVKKLGGELPENKPSGDKGGSIILNSSLNIGERKELQEGIIPGSEKTTLNMRTLDNDELDELEEAKQQLKENSEKITQLKQEISEKENNLKLMSEEKENLNIKLSDLIQELSQTKYQQQDQAETVEHLQLKNKSLIGELEQSQIHIHDLEARIEEYKSEESQRRNEEKENESNKAFQSLSSEIQQLREYLLAIRSNTDPKEDAAWSSEHKALLETIEDNVARIANLELQLKESNKGAKKLDINDQDTKSMLERMSQLDTNMEQLGKLYQKMVEQNSNLKSQSQLNERRLLRKEERIEQLERSLINAKTKYTKLLMQCNSLTKTIENISKLKPIFAKLAPPNIVKGIQGGGGKSSLVKA
- a CDS encoding t24f1.1 protein; amino-acid sequence: MNSDRKKVLLMGRAGAGKTSMRSIIFANYLPKDTSRLTATNNIEHSHLRFFGNMVLSLWDCGGQDIFMENYFESQREHIFRSTEVLIYVLEVRKDYSSKHATKDIEQDFAYFKSTVENLKLLSPKSHLFCLVHKMDKLSAIERESAINYYEREIGRVASNMNYRVFPTTIWDETLFAAWSEIVYALIPNVGLLEKNLKILAESCNAVELVLFEKSTFLVISHAENSNTLDSKHHRSRFERISNICKQFKLTCAKSQTNFVGINLETPNFSSIIKRFTQNSYILVVINDKSKLINNQVTIKYHLINVKLGVTSASALYNIEHARDHFETIIASHLNSEINK
- a CDS encoding 2 SAM dependent methyltransferase; S-adenosyl-L-methionine-dependent methyltransferases + spermidine synthase (SAM dependent methyltranferase) (CG2614-PA/CGI-01 homolog), translating into MELLPNSVEDFTSSEYWSEFFKKYGGESNRAFEWYGDFEVLRDLLIQSLRNSGRSELDNKRILHVGCGNSTLPAKLYDEGFTDITNIDFSSQIIELMREKNKSREGLKWVCMDIEKDFGDYVEKAENLGKFDTIIDKGFLDAYLSDSTSENGLSSRKKSTDFLNSSINLLAPNGRYILITLGQEYVAKALTMGLYNKGLEVIVEPLVGIKDSKFLPYYIEIINKSDFQNFEKSFFRFRGSGTEEICSAEGQCIWTLAKRLKELSAMFWNNKYIGDFMPGEIKEYQLNIKESKNSLFITVYDTMSKEKKRKLTVGLLVPLGEEQDWLYSTRKGFEEICSQAKCKRLIVISRFYSDSEEALKVSEQEILDEISNNISPLALKGSNRFPILTVGGDKNLDKKCIYSCDSKYSKEILVYDIQESGIEKRQMIFRSSPRLIQSEVVIRRNDSKTIEIDYLSGFSNYYVGVILVSSLILDTKNQDKTRNALILGLGGGILASILRKFYSKPKLHISAVEIDENVMNVAKNYFGFSESETKVIIGDALDYVNNNYLEIKDSLDYIIVDINSGNVNDSLMCPGVEFLSKGFIEKLIVSLTKDGCIVYNVSCRDSNRREELFNEFRDLLNKMEEKTNSKRMILQAVETGDDEINELWIIKRETNDNIEKVRNFIIENELFIGSQENTSLETYDKKDLWIKRFSNLK